CGCAATTTCTCCGAGCACGTTTGGCGAGGATCCGCGCCCGGCTGAATGCCACGCCTCGGCTAGCGGCGCTTGCGAGCAATCGCGCGCTGCATGGCGGTGCCCATGTCGGCCGGGCTCTGGGCCACTTCGATGCCCGCGGCTTCCAGGGCGGCAATCTTCTCGGAGGCGGTCCCCTTGCCGCCGGAAATAATGGCGCCGGCGTGCCCCATGCGCTTGCCCGGAGGGGCCGCGCGCCCGGCGATAAAGGCCGCGACGGGCTTGGTGACATGATCGCGGACGAAGGCGGCCGCTTCTTCTTCGGCCGTTCCGCCGATTTCGCCCATCATCAGAATGGCTTCGGTGGCGGGGTCGGCTTCGAACAGTTTAAGAACGTCGATGAACGACGTGCCCACGATCGGGTCACCGCCGAGACCGACGCACGTTGACTGCCCGAGTCCCAGGTTCGTCAACTGCCAGGCGGCTTCGTACGTCAGCGTGCCCGAACGGCTCATGACGCCAATCGGCCCCTTGCGATGAATGTGGCCCGGCATGATGCCGATTTTGCACTCCTCGGGCGTAATCACGCCCGGGCAATTAGGGCCCACCAACACTGAATTGCTGCGGCGCACCACATCGTAGACGTGCACCATATCCAAGACCGGCACCCCCTCGGTGATCGCGATCACGGTTTTGATCCCCGCGTCGATGGCTTCGAGAATGGCATCGGCCGTTGCGGGCGGGGGAACGAAGATCATCGTGGCGTCGGCGCCCGTTTTCTGCACCGCTTCGACGACGGTATCGAAAACCGGCAAATCGAGGACCTTTTCGCCTCCTTTACCGGGTGTGACACCGCCGACCATCTTGGTGCCGTAGTCCAGACATCCCTTGGTATGGAACTGCCCAACCTTGCCCGTGATTCCCTGACAAAGGACGCGAGTGTTCTTATTGATCAGAATGCTCATGCTCGACCCGATGCGGCAAAAAGTGGCAAGGTGGAATTAGGCAACGTGACGGGGCTTAGGGGCTTAAGGGGCTTATGCAACGGACGCGACGACTTTCTTGGCGGCGTCGGTCAAACCGTCGGCGGCGATAATGTCGACGCCGCTACTGGCGAGAATCTTGCGCCCCTCTTCGACCTCGGTTCCTTCCAGTCGCACGACCAGCGGTACGCTAAAGCCGACGGTCTTATAAGCGGCCAGGATCGCCGTGGCGATCGTCGTGCAGCGCATGATGCCGCCGAAAATATTGACTAGCACGGCCTTTACGTTCTTGTCCGAAAGCAGAATACGGAACGCCTCGGTCACCTGGTCGACATTGGCGCCGCCGCCCACGTCAAGGAAGTTGGCCGGCATGCCGCCGTGCAGTTTGATCAAGTCCATGGTGCTCATCGCCAGACCGGCGCCATTGACCAGGCAGCCGATGTTGCCGTCGAGCTTGACGTAGCTCAGACCTGCATTGGCAGCTCGCACTTCGGCCGGCTCTTCTTCGCCGATGTCGCGTAGCTCGGCCAGGTCCTTATGGCGGAACATAGCGTTGTCGTCGAAGGTCATCTTGGCATCGAGCGCCAGCAATTCGCCGGCCCCGGTAACGACCAGCGGGTTGATCTCGGCGAGGCTGCAATCGGATTGGACAAAAACCCGGCACAGGCCCTTCATGAACTTCTCGGCCGACGCCAGGCTGGGCCCCTTGAGGCCCAGGCGCGAGGCCAACTTCCGGGCCTGGAAGCCTTCGAGCCCGACGGCCGGGTCGAAGCGTTCCTTGTAGATCAGCTCGGGCGTCTTGGCCGCGACGTCCTCGATGTTCATGCCCCCTTCGCTCGAAACCATCAGCACCGGTCCGTGCGAGCCACGGTCGACCACGATGCCCAGATAGAGCTCGCGGGCGATATCGCAGCCTTGCTCGACCAGGACCTGGCGAATGGTCTGGCCTTCGGGGCCGGTCTGGATTGTGACCAACGACTTGTTCAGTAGCGCTTCGGCGACTTTGGCGGCTTCTTCGGCGCTACGAACCAACTGCACGCCGTGCTGCTTGGAGTTGTCTTTGATGGTTCCCTTGCCGCGGCCGCCCGCGTGGATCTGCGCCTTGACGACCGCGATCGGTCCGCCCAGCTTGCGGAACGCATCGGCCGCTTCGGCCCCGCTACGAGCAACGATCCCCTGCGGCACGGCCACGCCCGCCTTGCGCAGAATCTCCTTGGCCTGGAATTCGTGAATTTTCATCGCGGAACCGGCGAGCTTTTGGGTGGGAAAATCAGACGCCAAGTGGCATCCGAGGGAGTGCGAGCCGGGGATTATAGGACGCCCGCGCGCCGATGGTCAAGGAGCCGAGCGATTGCCTCGATCGCCGCTAGAGTCATATCTGGTCAGGACTTCCTGCTGCCGATGCGGGTCGGGCGTTCTATACTTACGAGCGCTTAAGGGAGCGGCATTTCGCCGCTTTGTCGCGACTCAAATACGTCGTGCGATCACCATGTCCGAAGTTCCCGAAGGCAGGCCGGTCGAGAATCAAGGCGTGCCGCCTGCCGTGATGCGACGGCGCTGGCGTTGGACAAAGCGCGCGCTAGTTGCGATCGGCTTGTATCTACTCGTCGCCTATGTCGTCCTGCCCGCGGCGTGGCATCACTACGAGCATCAGCCCAACCTGGAAGGGACGCCCAAGGTGACGGTCACCGGCAGCGACATCCCGGGCGATCCGCTGAACATCGGTCTGGTCGGCACGCAAGAGGAAGTCGTGCGTGCGATGCTCGCGGCCGGTTGGCATCCGGCCGACGCCGTGACCGCGCGCAGCAGCATCCACATCGCCGAA
This region of Pirellulales bacterium genomic DNA includes:
- the sucD gene encoding succinate--CoA ligase subunit alpha, which translates into the protein MSILINKNTRVLCQGITGKVGQFHTKGCLDYGTKMVGGVTPGKGGEKVLDLPVFDTVVEAVQKTGADATMIFVPPPATADAILEAIDAGIKTVIAITEGVPVLDMVHVYDVVRRSNSVLVGPNCPGVITPEECKIGIMPGHIHRKGPIGVMSRSGTLTYEAAWQLTNLGLGQSTCVGLGGDPIVGTSFIDVLKLFEADPATEAILMMGEIGGTAEEEAAAFVRDHVTKPVAAFIAGRAAPPGKRMGHAGAIISGGKGTASEKIAALEAAGIEVAQSPADMGTAMQRAIARKRR
- the sucC gene encoding ADP-forming succinate--CoA ligase subunit beta, translating into MKIHEFQAKEILRKAGVAVPQGIVARSGAEAADAFRKLGGPIAVVKAQIHAGGRGKGTIKDNSKQHGVQLVRSAEEAAKVAEALLNKSLVTIQTGPEGQTIRQVLVEQGCDIARELYLGIVVDRGSHGPVLMVSSEGGMNIEDVAAKTPELIYKERFDPAVGLEGFQARKLASRLGLKGPSLASAEKFMKGLCRVFVQSDCSLAEINPLVVTGAGELLALDAKMTFDDNAMFRHKDLAELRDIGEEEPAEVRAANAGLSYVKLDGNIGCLVNGAGLAMSTMDLIKLHGGMPANFLDVGGGANVDQVTEAFRILLSDKNVKAVLVNIFGGIMRCTTIATAILAAYKTVGFSVPLVVRLEGTEVEEGRKILASSGVDIIAADGLTDAAKKVVASVA